A stretch of Bacteroidota bacterium DNA encodes these proteins:
- a CDS encoding transposase, producing MYFFTSTILNWQNLLRDDKAKDIIINSLGYLSYSKQAAIHGFVIMPNHIHLLITVLEPNKYDTVTNGFIRFTAHEFKKFIKENYPEKLKEYISTQADRDFHFWERRPYNIKVESEKIAWQKLDYTETQYIIVQKKGD from the coding sequence ATGTATTTTTTCACCTCAACTATTTTGAATTGGCAGAACTTGCTACGTGATGATAAAGCAAAAGATATTATAATAAATAGTTTGGGATATTTAAGCTATAGTAAACAAGCAGCTATACATGGTTTCGTTATTATGCCCAATCACATACATCTTCTCATAACAGTACTAGAACCAAATAAGTATGATACGGTTACGAATGGCTTTATTAGATTTACAGCACATGAATTTAAAAAATTCATCAAAGAAAACTATCCTGAAAAGCTGAAGGAATATATATCTACACAAGCTGATCGAGATTTTCACTTTTGGGAGAGACGACCATATAATATTAAAGTAGAAAGTGAGAAAATAGCCTGGCAAAAGTTGGATTATACCGAAACTCAATATATAATAGTCCAAAAAAAGGGGGACTAA